The Anas platyrhynchos isolate ZD024472 breed Pekin duck chromosome Z, IASCAAS_PekinDuck_T2T, whole genome shotgun sequence genome includes a window with the following:
- the MCIDAS gene encoding multicilin, protein MPPPLDCPDFDLSLGEEATCGPCAPQMGIGAAPRCPPTCPEPPEPCWQDAAERHQRALGEALEENSQLQETLAQRQEELATLRESNVQLKELASQARQLAAVLDVSAAAAGPGGEPGRGRAGGGRRGRCPDGAALPPPPLLPSPPPHPAAGSEGAAGVGPMLRSVSEQCRAALRSLAGSPPAKRPRLHGAFRGLRPARAPPRPSDGGRGELPGAGSLRAALGEEGGIRTLSFPQGNAFTLRTAAGGYRFRWVPR, encoded by the exons ATGCCGCCGCCGCTGGACTGCCCCGACTTCGACCTGTCCCTGGGCGAGGAGGCGACGTGCGGCCCCTGCGCCCCGCAGATGGGGATCGGGGCGGCGCCGCGGTGCCCCCCGACgtgcccggagccccccgagcCGTGCTGGCAGGACGCGGCCGAGCGGCACCAGCGGGCGCTGGGGGAGGCTCTGGAGGAGAACAGCCAG CTGCAGGAGACCCTGGCgcagaggcaggaggagctggcgACGCTGCGGGAGAGCAACgtgcagctgaaggagctggcgagCCAGGCCCGGCAGCTGGCCGCCGTCCTCGACGTGAGTGCTgccgccgcggggccggggggggagcCGGGTCGGGgccgtgctgggggggggcgtcGGGGCCGA TGCCCCGACGGGGcggcccttcctcctcctcctcttcttccttctcctcctcctcatcccgCCGCCGGCAgcgagggggcggcgggggtgGGCCCGATGCTGCGCTCGGTGTCGGAGCAGTGCCGCGCCGCGCTGCGCAGCCTGGCGGGGAGCCCCCCGGCCAAGCGGCCCCGCCTGCACGGCGCCTTCCGCGGGCTGCGCCCCGCCCGCGCCCCTCCGCGCCCCTCCGacggcggccggggggagctgccgGGGGCCGGCAGCCTGCGGGCAGCCCTCGGGGAGGAGGGCGGCATCCGCACGCTGTCCTTCCCGCAGGGAAACGCCTTCACCCTGCGCACGGCCGCCGGAGGGTACCGCTTCCGATGGGTGCCGCGCTGA
- the DHX29 gene encoding ATP-dependent RNA helicase DHX29 isoform X1: MGGRNKRHRAGGSAHAASTAAAATAAARARAAAEAGAAAAAAEAPGGRAAPRPVPACKEPRVKQGPKTYSFSSPVDSSAAAAANLDKSILKVTINSNLEKRIIDLINNHKKQNDDKGMISKRLTAKKLQDVYMALQRFSFKTEHIEEAMKKTLLYGGDLHSALDWLCLNLPDDALPEGFSQQFEEQQQKPRAKFCSPVSKSEPPPRLVDKKKKENGPETKETNTEKQKEVSMKEWILRYAEQQSDEEKNESVKDTDEEKFDPNERYVHLAAKLSEAKEQASISKQDKDKQGQKVAQEKIRRIQQEMATLEEHPVFDPSVKTSSQQQNEKKKAPLPQTPVPQETTLNLSLLEKPEGAAKEEKAKKKEPLDVRNFDYSARSWTGKSPKQFLIDWCRKNFPKSPNPAFEKVPVGRYWKCRVRVIKSSDDVMTMCPTIVTEDSMQAQHLAATLALYHLTKGQSVHQLLPPTYRDVWLEWSDIEKKKEEENKIETNKPRDNFIAKLLNKLKQQQQLQSENQPKVSEGPEDSWENLVSDEDFSSLSLETPETDNLEPSRILFKKLQSSPKYQRLLKERQELPVFKHRYSIVETLKKHRVVVVAGETGSGKSTQVPHFLLEDLLLDEGSNKCNIVCTQPRRISAVSLATRVCEELGCESGPGGKNSLCGYQIRMESRTGEATRLLYCTTGVLLRKLQEDGLLSSVSHVIVDEVHERSVQSDFLLVILKEILHKRSDLHLILMSATVDSEKFSSYFSHCPILRISGRSYPVEIFHVEDVIEATGYVLEKDSEYCQKFLEEEEEVVINVTTKGGGTTKYQEYVPVQSGSGIDLSPYYEKYSSRTQQAVFYMNPYKINLELILELLAYLDRSPQFKNIEGAVLIFLPGLAHIQQLYDLISTDRRFSLRDRHRLIALHSVLSTQDQAAAFTVPPLGVRKIVLATNIAETGITIPDVVFVIDTGRTKENRYHESSQMSSLEETFVSKASALQRQGRAGRVRDGFCFRMYTRDRFESFMEYSVPEILRVPLEELCLHIMKCNLGSPEDFLSRALDPPQPQVIGNAMNLLRKIGACQLTEPKLTPLGQHLAALPVNVKIGKMLIFGAIFGCLDPVATLAAVMTEKSPFTTPIGRKDEADLAKSSLAMAVSDHITIYKAYLGWKKARQEGGYHAEMTYCRRNFLNRTSLLTLEDVKQELIRVVRAAGFAAPTTQHQWDGSGATQCLSLHEIALLKAVLTAGLYDNIGKIIYTKSVDITEKLACMVETAQGKAQVHPSSVNRDLQIHGWLLYQEKVRYAKVYLRETTLISPFPILLFGGDIEVQHRERLLMVDGWIHFQAPVKIAVIFKQLRVLIESVLKKKLENPKMSLEDDKVLHIIKELIKTENGN; the protein is encoded by the exons gaTGTATACATGGCTTTGCAAAGGTTTTCTTTTAAGACTGAACACATAGaggaagcaatgaaaaaaacacttttatatgGTGGTGATCTTCACTCTGCACTTGATTGGCTTTGTTTAAACCTTCCTGATG atgCCTTGCCTGAAGGCTTTAGCCAGCAGTTTgaagaacaacaacagaaacctAGAGCAAAATTTTGTTCTCCTGTGTCAAAATCTGAACCTCCACCTCGCTTAGtagataagaaaaagaaagagaatggcCCTGAAACTAAG gagacaaatacagaaaaacagaaagaagtgaGCATGAAGGAGTGGATTTTGCGATATGCAGAGCAACAGAgtgatgaagagaaaaatgagtCTGTGAAAGACACAGATGAAGAAAAGTTTGATCCA AATGAGAGGTATGTACACCTGGCTGCAAAACTTTCAGAAGCAAAAGAGCAAGCAAGCATCTCCAAGCAAGACAAAGACAAGCAAGGGCAGAAGGTGGCACAggagaaaataagaagaattCAGCAAG AAATGGCAACGCTTGAAGAGCATCCTGTATTTGATCCATCTGTAAAAACTTCAAgccaacaacaaaatgaaaagaaaaaagctcccTTACCTCAAACTCCTGTACCTCAAGAAACCACTTTGAATCTGAGTTTGCTTGAAAAACCTGAAGGTGctgcaaaggaagagaaag CCAAAAAGAAAGAACCACTAGATGTAAGAAATTTTGATTATAGTGCTCGAAGCTGGACTGGTAAATCTCCCAAACAATTTTTGATTGACTGGTGCAGGAAGAATTTTCCCAAGAGTCCAAATCCTGCCTTTGAAAAGGTTCCAGTTGGAAGATACTGGAAATGTAG GGTCAGGGTTATCAAGTCATCAGATGATGTAATGACAATGTGTCCTACAATTGTAACAGAAGATAGTATGCAAGCACAACATCTAGCTGCTACTTTGGCACTGTATCATCTAACCAAGGGACAG TCAGTTCATCAGTTGCTGCCTCCTACCTATCGAGATGTCTGGCTAGAATGGAGcgatattgaaaagaaaaaggaagaagaaaacaagatagAAACTAACAAACCTCGTGATAACTTTATTGCTAAATTATTAAACAAACTAAAGCAACAGCAACAGCTACAATCTGAAAACCAACCAAAAGTATCTGAAGGTCCTGAAGATTCCTGGGAAAATTTAGTTTCTGATGAAGACTTCAGCAGTCTTTCACTTGAGACGCCAGAAACAGATAATTTGGAACCTTCCAGGATTTTGTTCAAAAAGCTGCAAAGTTCCCCAAAATACCAGAGGCTTTTGAAAGAGAGGCAGGAGTTACCTGTGTTTAAGCACAGATACTCAATTGTGGAAACTCTTAAAAAACATCGAGTAGTTGTTGTAGCTGGTGAAACAGGCAGTGGGAAAAGTACCCAAGTGCCCCATTTCTTGTTAGAAGACTTGTTGCTGGATGAGGGGTCGAATAAGTGTAATATTGTTTGCACGCAACCACGGAGAATCTCAGCAGTGAGTTTGGCTACAAGGGTTTGTGAAGAGCTAGGCTGTGAATCTGGACCAGGAGGAAAG aactCCCTGTGCGGTTATCAAATTCGTATGGAGTCTAGAACAGGAGAAGCCACCAGACTGCTATACTGTACAACAGGTGTTCTGCTTCGGAAACTTCAAGAAGATGGTCTTCTTTCAAGTGTATCTCATGTTATTGTAGACGAG GTGCATGAAAGGAGTGTCCAGTCTGACTTCTTGCTAGTTATCCTGAAAGAGATCTTGCATAAACGTTCAGACCTGCATCTGATTTTAATGAGTGCTACTGTAGACAGTGAGAAGTTTTCCAGCTATTTCTCGCACTGTCCCATTTTAAGGATTTCAGGGAGGAGTTATCCTGTTGAG ATATTCCATGTTGAAGACGTAATTGAAGCAACTGGCTATGTTCTGGAGAAAGACTCCGAATATTGTCAGAAGTtcttggaggaggaggaggaagtagTAATAAATGTTACTACCAAAGGAGGAGGCACTACAAAGTACCAG gAGTATGTCCCAGTCCAGTCTGGATCTGGTATTGATTTGTCTCCTTACTATGAGAAGTATAGCAGTCGTACACAGCAAGCAGTCTTCTATATGAATCCTTACAAGATCAACCTTGAACTTATTTTGGAGTTGCTTGCATACTTAG ATAGAAGTCCCCAGTTCAAGAACATTGAAGGAGCTGTGCTGATCTTCTTACCAGGCCTTGCTCATATCCAACAGTTGTATGATCTCATTTCAACTGACAGGAGATTTAGCTTGCGTGACAG GCACAGATTGATAGCCTTGCATTCTGTTCTTTCAACTCAAGATCAAGCAGCTGCATTTACAGTACCTCCACTTGGCGTTAGAAAG ATTGTTTTGGCAACGAATATAGCAGAGACAGGTATTACAATACCAGATGTTGTCTTCGTAATTGATACTgggagaacaaaagaaaatag GTACCATGAAAGTAGTCAGATGAGCTCCTTGGAGGAGACTTTTGTCAGTAAAGCTAGTGCTCTGCAACGACAAGGAAGAGCTGGGCGCGTTAGGGATGGATTCTGCTTCCGAATGTACACAAGAGACAG GTTTGAAAGTTTCATGGAATATTCAGTTCCAGAAATACTACGTGTGCCTTTGGAGGAATTATGCCTTCATATTATG AAATGCAACCTTGGTTCTCCTGAAGATTTCCTTTCCAGAGCATTGGACCCACCACAGCCACAAGTCATTGGTAATGCCATGAACCTGTTAAGGAAGATAGGGGCTTGCCAGTTAACCGAGCCCAAACTGACTCCATTGGGCCAGCACCTTGCAGCCCTCCCTGTCAATGTAAAGATTGGAAAAATGCTTATATTTGGAGCTATATTTGGCTGCTTGGATCCTGTG GCAACTTTGGCTGCAGTTATGACAGAAAAATCACCATTTACCACACCAATAGGTCGAAAAGATGAAGCAGATCTTGCAAAATCATCTCTAGCAATGGCAGTTTCAGACCATATAACAATCTACAAAGCTTATCTAGG gtgGAAGAAGGCTCGACAAGAAGGAGGGTATCATGCTGAAATGACTTATTGCAGAAGAAACTTCCTTAATAGGACTTCACTGTTAACTCTGGAG GATGTGAAGCAAGAACTTATAAGGGTGGTCAGAGCAGCAGGATTTGCAGCACCTACAACTCAGCATCAATGGGATGGAAGTGGAGCCACACAATGCCTTTCTCTCCATGAAATAGCTCTTCTTAAAGCTGTGTTGACCGCAGGGCTGTATGACAAcataggaaaaataatatatacaaaatCCGTGGATATCACAGAGAAGCTGGCATGCATGGTAGAAACTGCTCAGGGTAAAGCACAAGTGCATCCCTCCTCTGTAAACAGAGACTTACAGATACATGGATGGCTTCTTTACCAGGAGAAG GTGAGGTATGCTAAGGTGTATTTGAGAGAGACTACTTTGATATCCCCCTTTCCCATTTTGCTTTTTGGTGGGGATATAGAAGTCCAGCATCGGGAGCGTCTCCTGATGGTTGATGGTTGGATCCATTTTCAG GCTCCTGTAAAGATTGCAGTAATTTTCAAACAACTGAGAGTTCTCATTGAGTCTGTTTTAAAGAAGAAGCTTGAAAATCCTAAAATGTCACTTGAAG ATGATAAGGTCTTACATATCATCAAAGAACTGATAAAAACAGAGAATGGTAACTGA
- the CCNO gene encoding cyclin-O has translation MVEAAGGGRGGTPQLGLGSGLGSCPPRPDRRWRRRRPEEKEAAGESRLELQAFRDYGESWYRSRKGLESRFQPREPLARQPQVTAEARCKLVSWLIPVHRHLGVSFEALCLAVNTLDRFLATTPVAADCFQLLGVTALLIACKQVEVHPPSVKQLLALCCDAFSRQQLCNLECIVLHKLGFSLAAPTVSFFLEHFTRVRMEEPGADAGEASDAGILARGVAELSLADYAFTKYAPSLLAAGSLGLADRLLRHRRPLDLRVSGYREGLLRGCMAELQLLVALNGQSLPMVLPPDVAQKCPWLRGGEPQGREINSSPTYLLRLFVCSRGACASGVCVCGNTWAQGEINPAINSLQLISS, from the exons ATGGTGGaagcggcgggcggggggcgcggggggacCCCGCAGCTCGGGCTCGGCTCCGGGCTCGGCTCCTGCCCGCCGAGACCCGACCggaggtggcggcggcggcggccggagGAGAAGGAGGCGGCCGGGGAGAGCcggctggagctgcaggcttTCCGCGACTACGGGGAGAGCTGGTACCGCTCCCGAAAGGGGCTGGAGAGCCGCTTCCAGCCCCGGGAGCCGCTCGCCCGGCAGCCGCAG GTGACGGCGGAGGCTCGCTGCAAGCTGGTGAGCTGGCTCATCCCCGTGCACCGCCACCTGGGGGTCTCCTTCGAGGCGCTCTGCCTGGCCGTCAACACCCTCGACCGCTTCCTCGCCACCACCCCGGTGGCCGCCGACTGcttccagctcctgggggtgacgGCGCTGCTCATCGCCTGCAAGCAG GTGGAGGTGCACCCGCCCAGCGTCAAGCAGCTCCTCGCCCTCTGCTGCGACGCCTTCAGccgccagcagctctgcaacctGGAGTGCATCGTCCTGCACAAGCTGGGCTTCAGCCTGGCGGCGCCCACCGTCAGCTTCTTCCTGGAGCACTTCACCCGGGTGCGGATGGAGGAGCCGGGGGCCGACGCCGGGGAAGCCTCCGACGCCGGGATTTTGGCCCGGGGGGTGGCGGAGCTGAGCCTGGCCGACTACGCCTTCACCAAGTACGCCCCGTCGCTGCTGGCCGCcggcagcctggggctggcagaCCGCCTGCTGCGGCACCGCCGCCCGCTGGACCTGCGGGTCAGTGGCTACCGGGAggggctgctgcggggctgcatggccgagctgcagctcctggtggcCCTCAACGGGcagtccctgcccatggtgctGCCGCCCGACGTGGCGCAGAAGTGCCCCTGGCTGCGGGGGGGAGAGCCGCAGGGACGCGAAATAAACTCCTCTCCCACTTACCTCCTGCGGCTGTTTGTCTGCTCGCGGGGTGCGTGCGCTtctggggtgtgtgtgtgtggaaataCGTGGGCACAGGGAGAGATCAACCCAGCAATCAATTCCCTGCAGTTAATTAGCAGTTAA
- the DHX29 gene encoding ATP-dependent RNA helicase DHX29 isoform X2, with protein MGGRNKRHRAGGSAHAASTAAAATAAARARAAAEAGAAAAAAEAPGGRAAPRPVPACKEPRVKQGPKTYSFSSPVDSSAAAAANLDKSILKVTINSNLEKRIIDLINNHKKQNDDKGMISKRLTAKKLQDVYMALQRFSFKTEHIEEAMKKTLLYGGDLHSALDWLCLNLPDDALPEGFSQQFEEQQQKPRAKFCSPVSKSEPPPRLVDKKKKENGPETKETNTEKQKEVSMKEWILRYAEQQSDEEKNESVKDTDEEKFDPNERYVHLAAKLSEAKEQASISKQDKDKQGQKVAQEKIRRIQQEMATLEEHPVFDPSVKTSSQQQNEKKKAPLPQTPVPQETTLNLSLLEKPEGAAKEEKAKKKEPLDVRNFDYSARSWTGKSPKQFLIDWCRKNFPKSPNPAFEKVPVGRYWKCRVRVIKSSDDVMTMCPTIVTEDSMQAQHLAATLALYHLTKGQSVHQLLPPTYRDVWLEWSDIEKKKEEENKIETNKPRDNFIAKLLNKLKQQQQLQSENQPKVSEGPEDSWENLVSDEDFSSLSLETPETDNLEPSRILFKKLQSSPKYQRLLKERQELPVFKHRYSIVETLKKHRVVVVAGETGSGKSTQVPHFLLEDLLLDEGSNKCNIVCTQPRRISAVSLATRVCEELGCESGPGGKVHERSVQSDFLLVILKEILHKRSDLHLILMSATVDSEKFSSYFSHCPILRISGRSYPVEIFHVEDVIEATGYVLEKDSEYCQKFLEEEEEVVINVTTKGGGTTKYQEYVPVQSGSGIDLSPYYEKYSSRTQQAVFYMNPYKINLELILELLAYLDRSPQFKNIEGAVLIFLPGLAHIQQLYDLISTDRRFSLRDRHRLIALHSVLSTQDQAAAFTVPPLGVRKIVLATNIAETGITIPDVVFVIDTGRTKENRYHESSQMSSLEETFVSKASALQRQGRAGRVRDGFCFRMYTRDRFESFMEYSVPEILRVPLEELCLHIMKCNLGSPEDFLSRALDPPQPQVIGNAMNLLRKIGACQLTEPKLTPLGQHLAALPVNVKIGKMLIFGAIFGCLDPVATLAAVMTEKSPFTTPIGRKDEADLAKSSLAMAVSDHITIYKAYLGWKKARQEGGYHAEMTYCRRNFLNRTSLLTLEDVKQELIRVVRAAGFAAPTTQHQWDGSGATQCLSLHEIALLKAVLTAGLYDNIGKIIYTKSVDITEKLACMVETAQGKAQVHPSSVNRDLQIHGWLLYQEKVRYAKVYLRETTLISPFPILLFGGDIEVQHRERLLMVDGWIHFQAPVKIAVIFKQLRVLIESVLKKKLENPKMSLEDDKVLHIIKELIKTENGN; from the exons gaTGTATACATGGCTTTGCAAAGGTTTTCTTTTAAGACTGAACACATAGaggaagcaatgaaaaaaacacttttatatgGTGGTGATCTTCACTCTGCACTTGATTGGCTTTGTTTAAACCTTCCTGATG atgCCTTGCCTGAAGGCTTTAGCCAGCAGTTTgaagaacaacaacagaaacctAGAGCAAAATTTTGTTCTCCTGTGTCAAAATCTGAACCTCCACCTCGCTTAGtagataagaaaaagaaagagaatggcCCTGAAACTAAG gagacaaatacagaaaaacagaaagaagtgaGCATGAAGGAGTGGATTTTGCGATATGCAGAGCAACAGAgtgatgaagagaaaaatgagtCTGTGAAAGACACAGATGAAGAAAAGTTTGATCCA AATGAGAGGTATGTACACCTGGCTGCAAAACTTTCAGAAGCAAAAGAGCAAGCAAGCATCTCCAAGCAAGACAAAGACAAGCAAGGGCAGAAGGTGGCACAggagaaaataagaagaattCAGCAAG AAATGGCAACGCTTGAAGAGCATCCTGTATTTGATCCATCTGTAAAAACTTCAAgccaacaacaaaatgaaaagaaaaaagctcccTTACCTCAAACTCCTGTACCTCAAGAAACCACTTTGAATCTGAGTTTGCTTGAAAAACCTGAAGGTGctgcaaaggaagagaaag CCAAAAAGAAAGAACCACTAGATGTAAGAAATTTTGATTATAGTGCTCGAAGCTGGACTGGTAAATCTCCCAAACAATTTTTGATTGACTGGTGCAGGAAGAATTTTCCCAAGAGTCCAAATCCTGCCTTTGAAAAGGTTCCAGTTGGAAGATACTGGAAATGTAG GGTCAGGGTTATCAAGTCATCAGATGATGTAATGACAATGTGTCCTACAATTGTAACAGAAGATAGTATGCAAGCACAACATCTAGCTGCTACTTTGGCACTGTATCATCTAACCAAGGGACAG TCAGTTCATCAGTTGCTGCCTCCTACCTATCGAGATGTCTGGCTAGAATGGAGcgatattgaaaagaaaaaggaagaagaaaacaagatagAAACTAACAAACCTCGTGATAACTTTATTGCTAAATTATTAAACAAACTAAAGCAACAGCAACAGCTACAATCTGAAAACCAACCAAAAGTATCTGAAGGTCCTGAAGATTCCTGGGAAAATTTAGTTTCTGATGAAGACTTCAGCAGTCTTTCACTTGAGACGCCAGAAACAGATAATTTGGAACCTTCCAGGATTTTGTTCAAAAAGCTGCAAAGTTCCCCAAAATACCAGAGGCTTTTGAAAGAGAGGCAGGAGTTACCTGTGTTTAAGCACAGATACTCAATTGTGGAAACTCTTAAAAAACATCGAGTAGTTGTTGTAGCTGGTGAAACAGGCAGTGGGAAAAGTACCCAAGTGCCCCATTTCTTGTTAGAAGACTTGTTGCTGGATGAGGGGTCGAATAAGTGTAATATTGTTTGCACGCAACCACGGAGAATCTCAGCAGTGAGTTTGGCTACAAGGGTTTGTGAAGAGCTAGGCTGTGAATCTGGACCAGGAGGAAAG GTGCATGAAAGGAGTGTCCAGTCTGACTTCTTGCTAGTTATCCTGAAAGAGATCTTGCATAAACGTTCAGACCTGCATCTGATTTTAATGAGTGCTACTGTAGACAGTGAGAAGTTTTCCAGCTATTTCTCGCACTGTCCCATTTTAAGGATTTCAGGGAGGAGTTATCCTGTTGAG ATATTCCATGTTGAAGACGTAATTGAAGCAACTGGCTATGTTCTGGAGAAAGACTCCGAATATTGTCAGAAGTtcttggaggaggaggaggaagtagTAATAAATGTTACTACCAAAGGAGGAGGCACTACAAAGTACCAG gAGTATGTCCCAGTCCAGTCTGGATCTGGTATTGATTTGTCTCCTTACTATGAGAAGTATAGCAGTCGTACACAGCAAGCAGTCTTCTATATGAATCCTTACAAGATCAACCTTGAACTTATTTTGGAGTTGCTTGCATACTTAG ATAGAAGTCCCCAGTTCAAGAACATTGAAGGAGCTGTGCTGATCTTCTTACCAGGCCTTGCTCATATCCAACAGTTGTATGATCTCATTTCAACTGACAGGAGATTTAGCTTGCGTGACAG GCACAGATTGATAGCCTTGCATTCTGTTCTTTCAACTCAAGATCAAGCAGCTGCATTTACAGTACCTCCACTTGGCGTTAGAAAG ATTGTTTTGGCAACGAATATAGCAGAGACAGGTATTACAATACCAGATGTTGTCTTCGTAATTGATACTgggagaacaaaagaaaatag GTACCATGAAAGTAGTCAGATGAGCTCCTTGGAGGAGACTTTTGTCAGTAAAGCTAGTGCTCTGCAACGACAAGGAAGAGCTGGGCGCGTTAGGGATGGATTCTGCTTCCGAATGTACACAAGAGACAG GTTTGAAAGTTTCATGGAATATTCAGTTCCAGAAATACTACGTGTGCCTTTGGAGGAATTATGCCTTCATATTATG AAATGCAACCTTGGTTCTCCTGAAGATTTCCTTTCCAGAGCATTGGACCCACCACAGCCACAAGTCATTGGTAATGCCATGAACCTGTTAAGGAAGATAGGGGCTTGCCAGTTAACCGAGCCCAAACTGACTCCATTGGGCCAGCACCTTGCAGCCCTCCCTGTCAATGTAAAGATTGGAAAAATGCTTATATTTGGAGCTATATTTGGCTGCTTGGATCCTGTG GCAACTTTGGCTGCAGTTATGACAGAAAAATCACCATTTACCACACCAATAGGTCGAAAAGATGAAGCAGATCTTGCAAAATCATCTCTAGCAATGGCAGTTTCAGACCATATAACAATCTACAAAGCTTATCTAGG gtgGAAGAAGGCTCGACAAGAAGGAGGGTATCATGCTGAAATGACTTATTGCAGAAGAAACTTCCTTAATAGGACTTCACTGTTAACTCTGGAG GATGTGAAGCAAGAACTTATAAGGGTGGTCAGAGCAGCAGGATTTGCAGCACCTACAACTCAGCATCAATGGGATGGAAGTGGAGCCACACAATGCCTTTCTCTCCATGAAATAGCTCTTCTTAAAGCTGTGTTGACCGCAGGGCTGTATGACAAcataggaaaaataatatatacaaaatCCGTGGATATCACAGAGAAGCTGGCATGCATGGTAGAAACTGCTCAGGGTAAAGCACAAGTGCATCCCTCCTCTGTAAACAGAGACTTACAGATACATGGATGGCTTCTTTACCAGGAGAAG GTGAGGTATGCTAAGGTGTATTTGAGAGAGACTACTTTGATATCCCCCTTTCCCATTTTGCTTTTTGGTGGGGATATAGAAGTCCAGCATCGGGAGCGTCTCCTGATGGTTGATGGTTGGATCCATTTTCAG GCTCCTGTAAAGATTGCAGTAATTTTCAAACAACTGAGAGTTCTCATTGAGTCTGTTTTAAAGAAGAAGCTTGAAAATCCTAAAATGTCACTTGAAG ATGATAAGGTCTTACATATCATCAAAGAACTGATAAAAACAGAGAATGGTAACTGA